GCGCAGTGAGTGGCAATCTCGAGCTTGGTGGCCCTGCCTTCCGCAACGCTGACATACTTCCCGCTGCCCACCAGATTTCCCATAGGTCGACCTGGAGAGCTGCACCCTGAGCTTGTTCCCTAGGAACTCCTGGCCGTCTAGGCTGGCTATTGCTTTGATTGCATCTTCCTCTTTTTCCATGTGGACAAAAGCATAATCTGAAAAAGAGGAGGAAGGAAAGTTACATTCGCATCTTAGAAAACAGCATTGGCACCCAATTGCTGCCCAATCCCCAGCAGGGCCATTAGAAAGCTGTTGTTTGAATCATGACACAGTAGCACTAAACCTCCGCTATGATACACAAGCAGATGCCTAGTCACCTTCAGTCCTGTCAATTACTTAATTTTCTTTCATGATCAGATCTAGTCAATATCCAGGCTGAAAAGTGGAAAATTACACGGTGGATGATGGTCATTTCTGATCAGAGTTCACCTTGAAATGGGGCAGGTACAATGATACGATTTAAAAACCACTGGGATACTATGGGGGGTGGATCTGGGCCAAATGGAGGAAATTGAGATTAGATGGTTGGGCATCATGATATGACATGGACACATTGGGCTCTACGCCTCTGCAAGTTTGCCTCCATCTGACTGGGAGCTCAGTGAACCAACCGTGGCTAACAGAGCTGCTCAGCGCCCCATCCACTACTGTAAACGCTCGCTCCAATCCACATCCCCCCACAGAGAGGCTTCAGTGGGAATCAGCTACAAAACCAAGGGGGTGTATCGGTTAGTGGAAGCTGTTACAGctcagagtcaattccagagattatacgttctccccataacctcgtggactttctcccacattccaaagaggtactggttagtaggttaatttgtcctgtgattcggtTAGCGTTAAAGAGTGGAGTGCTGGACAGCGTGACTCTTTGGATTGGAAGGACCAGTTCCACACTAAACTAAAGCATACTACAATTGTGGCAGCAAGTAGAGCTGCTGCCATATGGCACCCAGTGAACTGAGGCTCAATCCTCACTGCAGGGGCTGTTTGCATGGAGGTTTCATGCCTTCTCCGGGACTGCACCGAGTTTCCCGAGGTCCCCCGATTCCGTCTCACACCAAAGACGTGCATTTTGCTTGGTTAACTCGCCTCTGCAAGTTGCGCCCAGTGCATGGGCAGGTGGTAGAATATGAGAGGAGGCAGGAGAGAGGAGAGTCAATgaggatgtgggggggggggggagggaggggcaggGGAACATAAACAGGACTAACCAACGTTAGCACTAATGGTTCAGTGTGGATGTGGCGGACTGGTCATCCTTTAATTCTTTCTACATCGGTCTGCAGCAACTGGAACACCACCCCGTGCAATACCACGcaccataccaaataacacactaCTTCTGTGATCTTTGGCTTTGAACCTACCTAACATTACTATGGACATTATTATCGtgtctgctgaagggtcttggcctgtagttcttttccattgatggtgcatggcctgctgagttcctccagcattttgtgagtgttgattggacttccagtgcctgcagattttctcttgtttgtgattggaatacTACAGGTGTACCTTCACTGGAGAATCTTAGTGATCCCAGCAGTAACCCTGGGGTCACTGACTGGGAAATAATATATCTAACAGCAGCACCCTTTGCCAGAATGAATGGAATGGACCTGACACATTCCCCTGAATGTATCTCGGGTCTCCAATTTACCTTTCTGTCAGTGAATTAGTCAACCACACATCTTCACATATCCTACTAAATCCATGTAATCACATAAAgcctgtaagacataggagttcATTTAGTCCATTCAACCCATCAGCAAATCAAcaattgcatcatggctgatttattatcctttccaaacctactcttctgccttctccccataagctacgtccttactaatcaagaacgtcATTGCCTTTGtatagaaaatcctacagaaggtagtggatttgacccagtacatcacaggcaaagccctcaccatcattgagcacatctacttgaaacgttgccgtagaaaagcagcgtccatcaccagagatccccaccacccttctcgctgctgccttcaggtagaaggtacaggagcctcaggactcgcaccaccaggttgaggaacagttactacccctcaaccatcaggctctcgaactagtgattaactacactcacttgccccatcattgagatgctctcacactttaaggactctttatctcatgttctcgttatttatcgcTTATTTGCATCCGCAGACTTTGTTGTCTTGTGCACTCTGAttaatctttcactgatcctgttaaaGCAACAGATCACCTTTAGATTctaaaactcagggttgtatacgcacttttgataataaaatgtacacAGAACGGGCTCATTCTCCCTTTGACGTGCAATGGCGCCGGGCTGCGTAACGTCATGACGTCAGAGGAATCCCTTCTATTCCTCCGCCGGGCTCTCGGAGGCCCTAAGCGAACCTGCGCCTCCCCCCACCAACCCCCCGGGGCCCCCTCACCTTTGACGATGTCGCACTCGACCACGCGGCCGTACTCCTCGAACTTGGCCCGCAGCTCCTGGTTGCTGCAGCTGGCCGCCAGGTTGCCCACGTAGACCTTGGTGACGGCCGCGGAGATCGGGGGCTTAGGCCGCGACTCGGCCACGTTGAGCTTCTGGCCGTGCAGCTCGTACTGGTTGAGCGCGGCGATGGCCTGCGCCGCCTCCTCGGGGCTGTCCATGTGCACGAAGCCGTAGTGCCGGATGATATCGCACTCCCGCACCGTGCCATAATACTCGAAGAGCGTACGCAACTCCTCCACCGTGCCCTCAGTCGGGATGTTGCCCACAAATATCTTCATTTTGCTCTCTGtgcctcccttccctttctacaGTAATCGCTTTATCCAAACACCGCTGGCCTCGCGTATTTATGTTTAAactgtttgttttattttgaataGAGCGCGACGATGCTGCCCCCCACTCTACAAAATGGCGCCGGTCCCAACGTTCGCCCAGGCAGTTGGAGTGGGAGGGGACGACCCTCTTTAAATGATGGTGCTCTCAGCCAATCAGAATCGGAGTACCGTCCCGCCGCCGGATGGGCAGCCAATCGTGTTCCGATATTCCCCTCCGTTTGTCTCCAAAGCCCGCCCACTCCCTCTCGCACAGCTACATCCGGCGGAAAGGGGCGGGACACACTGCCCCTTTCTGCAGCGCGGATTGGGCGCGCTGCGTGACCACGCGTGTTCCCATTCGCTCACATACTTCTCACTCCCGTCAGCTATAAATTTTGCGTCGAAAGGATGCGGGGTTACTTTTATGTGCGAAACAGCTTCTGATGATGTTGAGGTGTGAGAATTGGAAGAATTCGTATACGGAGGGGTAAGGGCAAGTGACGAGGCTTTCGGTCGGATCGCTGGTCAAAGGTGAGAGGTCAGAGGTCTCACATGGCCGCCACCTGTTAGATACATAGAggaggaattccgcagatgctggaaattcaagcaacacacatcaaagttgctggtgaacgcagcaggccaggcagcatctctaggaagaggtacagtcgacgtttcaggccgagacccttcgtcaggacccgttGTTAGATGCATAGAGTGTTTTTCAAGTGACGGATAGTTGTCAAGCCACACCATTGCTCTTTTCATTTTGTTAGAACCCTACCCCGCCTTTGTATTGCTTTATACCCTCCTGGCCTCATTACTCCTGTCACCAATGCCTCCCTGCAGTGTTCCCCACCTTCATTCCATGGTGCACTGCCACCTCCTATGAAAGTCCACCTTCTTCAACTCTTTATAAACAGAGGGGACACTGTACAGAGGCTGGAatacttgagcaacacacacacacacacacacacacacacaaagagctGGATGAATTCAGAGGGTCGACAAGAcatggagcagaattgggccattctgctccgccattccatcatgcctggtcccggaggccaagtccgtaagtatatttaaggcggaagttcgAAGTTCCATCAAGGGATCAAAGgatgtggtgagaaggcaggtgtgtggggttgagtgggatccgggagcAGCCAtactgaaatggcagagcagactcaatgggccaaatggcccaattttgctcctacgtcttatggtgttGCCCCTCCAGCCTGAGGGTGGACTCACCTTGCCATGAGggaaggccatggattgacacgccggaatgggaatgggaattaaaatggttggccgctGTGAAGTCCTGTTTTTGTATCGGATAGAGTGGTGCTGCTTGATGAAGTGTTTTCCCAGTGTATGACagttctcaccaatgtagaagaggccgcATCActtcgggagcactggacacaatgggGGACCCCAGCAGATCTGTAGGTGaagtgtttggggccctgaatggaggtgagggaggaggtgtatgggcaggtgtagcacttggccGTTTGtggggataagtgctgggagggagattagtggggagggacaaatggttAAGGGAATTCCAGAGGAAGCGATCCCTGGGGAAATCGTacgggggaggtaaagatatgtttagtggggATGtttaatggggacaagctctcactacctattaagtgctcccaatagcgtgcacctcaaatagctgctgacaaccaagtccagctcctggccttcacatgtgacttAGCTATTAAGCCCGGTGGAAGGGAAGGAAAAATTCCCATGACCGATTAATTTCATGGGATATGGGCAAAAAGTGGCCAAAACAGCATTTAGTTGAGATGGCAGCAGTAACACTGATGTGTGGGACATAACGGAAAGCATTGACTACGAATGTAAAAAATGAAAAGGCATTCAATGGTTTATTCCTGTAAAtaattttattatgaataaagtttattttgttgaAAAAGTATTTTAGATTGATGTTGCCCCCTCCCAAAATAATCATGTTCTGATCAGATAAGgacggcatggtagcgtagtagttagcatgcaaacaacaggaattctgcagatgctggaaattcaagcaacacacataaaagttgctggtgactcAGTTGCTGGTCCCtggatcgtgaccccactaaggagcaccaggccattgtctcccacaccatcaccgactttatcagctcaggggatctcccatccactgctaccaaccttattgttcccacaccccgcacttcccgtttctacctcctacccaagatccacaaacctgcctgtcctggccgacctattgtctcagcttgctcctgccccaccgaactcgtttctgcatacctcgacacaattttatccccccttgttcaatcccttcctacctatgttcgtgacacttctcacgctcttaaacttttcgatgattttaagttccctggcccccaccactttattttcaccatggatgtccagtccttatatacttccatcccccatcaggaaggtctcaaagctctacgcttctttttggattccagacctaatcagttcccctctaccaccactctgctccgtctagcggaattagtccttactcttaataatttctcctttggctcctcccacttcctccaaactaaaggtgtagctatgggcacccgtatgggtcctagctatgcctgcctttttgttggctttgtggaacaatctatgttccgtgcctattctggtatctgtctcccacttttccttcgctacatcgacgactgcattggtgctgcttcctgcacgcatgcagagctcattgactttattaactttgcctccaactttcaccctgccctcaagtttacctggtccatttctgacacctccctcccctttctagatctttctgtctctgtctctggagacagcttatccactgatgtctactataagcctactgactctcacagctatctggactattcctcttctcaccctgtctcttgcaaaaacgccatccacttctcgcaattcctccgtctccgccgcatctgctctcaggatgaggcttttcattctaggacaagggagatgtcctccttttttaaagaaaggggcttcccttcctccactatcaactctgctcttaaacgcatctcctccatttcatgtacatctgccctcactccatcctcccgccaccccactaggaatagggttcccctggtcctcacctaccaccccaccagcctccgggtccaacatattattctccgtaacttccgccacctccaacgggatcccaccactaagcacatctttccctcccctccccctgcattccgcagggatcgctccctacgcgactcccttgtccattcgtcccccccatccctccccactgatctccctcctggcacttagccgTGTAAGTGgaaaaagtgctacacatgcccttacacttcctcccttaccaccattcagggccccaaacagcccttccaggtgaggcgacacttcacctgtgagtcggctggggtgatatactgcgtccggtgctcccgatgtggccttttatatattggcgagacccgacgcagactgggagaccgctttgctgaacacctacgctctgtctgccagagaaagcaggatctcccagtggccacacgttttaattctacatcccattcccattctgacatgtctatccacggcctcctctactgtaaagatgaagccacactcaggttggaggaacaacaccttatattccgtctgggtagcctccaacctgatggcatgaacatcgactt
The sequence above is a segment of the Mobula birostris isolate sMobBir1 chromosome 28, sMobBir1.hap1, whole genome shotgun sequence genome. Coding sequences within it:
- the LOC140189157 gene encoding RNA-binding protein 4B-like, whose product is MKIFVGNIPTEGTVEELRTLFEYYGTVRECDIIRHYGFVHMDSPEEAAQAIAALNQYELHGQKLNVAESRPKPPISAAVTKVYVGNLAASCSNQELRAKFEEYGRVVECDIVKDYAFVHMEKEEDAIKAIASLDGQEFLGNKLRVQLSRSTYGKSGGQREVCQRCGRQGHQARDCHSLRLNQYSQYQLASQYYPSYYSYYDYDYGHGSYYDYYEDYQTATAAAGYATLDYGRERSPNRLASSAVTTSNNSLYERTRLSPLTVPKYQTEKYMDESLRYIAVARKQAAAAAGHAALTSAVGTGESMAASAANNVVYVAAAAWNTVAPVEDSSLGTAQVTEQ